A DNA window from Pseudomonas tohonis contains the following coding sequences:
- a CDS encoding DUF4149 domain-containing protein: MSDRRRFRAATASWQLAQTLWVGGLWLLHFVVVPSLERVGLAPLLVEEITRSLTPLLVAFTAFCALVQGFVLVQIEGVRSLQRDSRGQLLVAVLVMAVAFLLVNQLQPNAMRWLAFNYLVLAFCGALLVIQPVPVGEKVRAR, from the coding sequence ATATCTGATCGTCGGCGGTTCCGCGCAGCGACAGCCAGTTGGCAGCTGGCCCAGACACTCTGGGTCGGCGGCCTCTGGCTTCTGCACTTCGTTGTCGTGCCTTCCCTGGAACGCGTCGGTCTGGCGCCGTTGCTGGTGGAGGAGATCACGCGCAGCCTGACGCCGCTGCTGGTGGCATTCACCGCTTTCTGTGCGCTGGTTCAGGGGTTCGTGCTGGTCCAGATCGAAGGTGTCCGCAGCCTGCAGCGCGATTCGCGCGGGCAACTGCTGGTGGCCGTTCTGGTGATGGCGGTGGCGTTCCTGCTGGTAAACCAATTGCAGCCGAATGCGATGCGCTGGCTGGCGTTCAACTACCTGGTTCTGGCGTTCTGTGGCGCCTTGCTGGTGATCCAGCCGGTGCCGGTGGGCGAGAAGGTCCGGGCGCGCTGA
- the greA gene encoding transcription elongation factor GreA: MNKYPMTVQGARALEEELAHLTKVMRPQLSQAIGEARELGDLKENAEYHAAREQQGMVEARIRDIEGRLQNSVVIDVTAIAHTGKVIFGTTVDIANVETDETVTYQIVGEDEADIKQGKLSVGSPIARALVGKEEGDVVTVKTPSGLIEYEIVEVRHI; the protein is encoded by the coding sequence ATGAATAAATACCCCATGACCGTCCAGGGCGCGCGCGCCCTGGAAGAGGAACTGGCTCATCTGACCAAGGTGATGCGCCCGCAACTCAGCCAGGCCATCGGCGAGGCGCGTGAGCTGGGCGATCTCAAGGAGAACGCCGAGTACCACGCCGCGCGCGAGCAGCAGGGTATGGTCGAGGCGCGCATCCGTGATATCGAAGGGCGCCTGCAGAATTCTGTGGTCATCGATGTCACCGCCATCGCCCACACAGGAAAGGTGATCTTCGGCACCACGGTGGATATCGCCAACGTGGAAACCGATGAGACCGTGACCTATCAGATCGTTGGCGAGGATGAAGCCGACATCAAGCAGGGCAAGCTGTCGGTGGGATCACCGATCGCCCGCGCCCTGGTGGGCAAGGAAGAAGGCGATGTGGTGACGGTCAAGACCCCGAGCGGGCTGATCGAGTACGAGATCGTCGAGGTCCGCCATATCTGA
- the carB gene encoding carbamoyl-phosphate synthase large subunit, with the protein MPKRTDIKSILILGAGPIVIGQACEFDYSGAQACKALKEEGFRVILVNSNPATIMTDPAMADATYIEPIKWATVAKIIEKERPDALLPTMGGQTALNCALDLEKHGVLEKFGVEMIGANADTIDKAEDRSRFDKAMKDIGLACPVSGIAHNMEEAYGVLEKVGFPCIIRPSFTMGGTGGGIAYNREEFEEICARGLDLSPTSELLIDESLIGWKEYEMEVVRDKKDNCIIVCSIENFDPMGVHTGDSITVAPAQTLTDKEYQILRNASLAVLREIGVETGGSNVQFGICPNTGRMVVIEMNPRVSRSSALASKATGFPIAKIAAKLAVGYTLDELSNDITGGRTPASFEPAIDYVVTKVPRFAFEKFPKADARLTTQMKSVGEVMAIGRTFQESMQKALRGLEVGVAGFDPKLDLNDPEAESTLRRELTVPSADRIWYVADAFRAGKTIAEVFELTRIDEWFLVQIEDLIKDEANVQTLGLSAIDRDLMFKLKRKGFSDARLAKLLGVSEKSLRAHRHKLKVLPVYKRVDTCAAEFATDTAYMYSTYEEECEANPSSREKIMILGGGPNRIGQGIEFDYCCVHAALAMREDGYETIMVNCNPETVSTDYDTSDRLYFEPVTLEDVLEIVRVEQPKGVIVQYGGQTPLKICRALEEAGVPIIGTSPEAIDRAEDRERFQQMVQRLGLRQPANATARSEDEALALSKSIGYPMVVRPSYVLGGRAMEIVYQEEELKRYMREAVKVSNDSPVLLDRFLNCAIEVDVDAVSDGETVVIGAIMQHIEQAGVHSGDSACSLPPYSLPKHIQDEIRDQVKKMALELGVVGLMNVQMAVQGEDIFVIEVNPRASRTVPFVSKCVGESLAKVAARVMAGKSLAEAGYQEEIIPPFFSVKEAVFPFAKFPGVDPILGPEMKSTGEVMGVGDSFGEAFAKAQLGASEILPNSGCAFISVREDDKPEAVQVARDLIALGFEVVATAGTAKVIEAAGLPVRRVNKVTEGRPHVVDMIKNDEVTLIINTTEGRQSIADSYSIRRNALQHKIYCTTTIAAGQAVCEALKFGPEKTVRRLQDLHAGIKA; encoded by the coding sequence ATGCCTAAACGTACAGATATCAAAAGCATCCTGATCCTCGGCGCTGGCCCGATCGTCATCGGCCAGGCCTGCGAGTTCGACTACTCCGGCGCTCAGGCCTGCAAGGCCCTGAAGGAAGAAGGTTTCCGCGTCATCCTGGTGAACTCCAACCCGGCCACCATCATGACCGACCCGGCCATGGCCGACGCCACCTACATCGAGCCGATCAAGTGGGCCACCGTGGCCAAGATCATCGAGAAGGAACGCCCCGACGCCCTGCTGCCGACCATGGGTGGCCAGACCGCGCTGAACTGCGCGCTGGACCTGGAAAAGCACGGCGTGCTGGAGAAGTTCGGCGTCGAGATGATCGGTGCCAATGCCGACACCATCGACAAGGCCGAAGACCGTTCGCGCTTCGACAAGGCGATGAAGGACATCGGCCTGGCCTGCCCGGTTTCCGGCATTGCCCACAACATGGAAGAAGCGTACGGCGTGCTGGAGAAGGTTGGCTTCCCCTGCATCATCCGTCCGTCCTTCACCATGGGCGGTACCGGTGGCGGCATCGCCTACAACCGTGAAGAGTTCGAGGAAATCTGCGCCCGCGGCCTGGACCTGTCGCCGACCAGCGAGCTGCTGATCGACGAATCGCTGATCGGCTGGAAGGAATACGAGATGGAGGTGGTCCGCGACAAGAAGGACAACTGCATCATCGTCTGCTCCATCGAGAACTTCGACCCGATGGGCGTGCATACCGGTGACTCGATCACCGTGGCCCCGGCCCAGACCCTGACCGACAAGGAATACCAGATCCTGCGTAACGCCTCCCTGGCGGTGCTGCGCGAGATCGGCGTGGAAACCGGTGGTTCCAACGTGCAGTTCGGCATCTGCCCGAACACTGGCCGCATGGTCGTGATCGAGATGAACCCGCGCGTTTCCCGCTCCTCGGCGCTGGCCTCCAAGGCCACCGGCTTCCCGATCGCCAAGATCGCCGCCAAGCTGGCCGTCGGCTACACCCTGGACGAGCTGTCCAACGACATCACCGGCGGCCGCACCCCGGCATCCTTCGAGCCGGCCATCGACTACGTGGTCACCAAGGTGCCGCGTTTCGCCTTCGAGAAATTCCCCAAAGCCGATGCCCGCCTGACCACCCAGATGAAGTCCGTCGGTGAAGTCATGGCCATCGGTCGTACCTTCCAGGAGTCCATGCAGAAAGCCCTGCGCGGCCTGGAAGTCGGTGTCGCCGGCTTCGATCCGAAGCTCGACCTGAACGATCCGGAAGCCGAGAGCACCCTGCGTCGCGAGCTGACCGTGCCCAGCGCCGATCGTATCTGGTACGTGGCCGATGCCTTCCGCGCCGGCAAGACCATCGCCGAAGTGTTCGAGCTGACCCGTATCGATGAGTGGTTCCTGGTCCAGATCGAAGACCTGATCAAGGACGAGGCGAACGTCCAGACCCTCGGTCTGTCCGCCATCGACCGCGACCTGATGTTCAAGCTCAAGCGCAAGGGCTTCTCCGATGCGCGCCTGGCCAAGCTGCTCGGTGTTTCCGAGAAGAGCCTGCGTGCCCATCGCCACAAGCTCAAGGTGCTGCCGGTGTACAAGCGCGTGGATACCTGCGCCGCCGAGTTCGCCACCGACACCGCCTACATGTATTCGACCTACGAGGAAGAGTGCGAGGCCAATCCGTCGAGCCGCGAGAAGATCATGATCCTCGGCGGCGGTCCCAACCGGATCGGCCAGGGCATCGAGTTCGACTACTGCTGCGTGCACGCCGCGCTGGCCATGCGTGAAGACGGTTACGAGACCATCATGGTCAACTGCAACCCGGAAACCGTCTCCACCGACTACGACACGTCCGACCGCCTGTACTTCGAGCCGGTGACCCTGGAAGACGTGCTGGAAATCGTCCGCGTCGAGCAGCCGAAAGGCGTCATCGTGCAGTACGGTGGCCAGACCCCGCTGAAGATCTGCCGCGCCCTCGAAGAGGCCGGCGTACCGATCATCGGCACCAGTCCCGAGGCCATCGACCGTGCCGAAGACCGTGAGCGCTTCCAGCAGATGGTGCAGCGTCTCGGCCTGCGCCAGCCTGCCAACGCCACGGCGCGCAGCGAAGACGAGGCACTGGCCCTGTCGAAGAGCATCGGTTACCCGATGGTGGTGCGTCCGTCCTACGTACTGGGCGGTCGGGCGATGGAGATCGTCTACCAGGAAGAAGAACTCAAGCGCTACATGCGCGAAGCGGTGAAGGTGTCCAACGACAGCCCGGTGCTGCTGGATCGCTTCCTCAACTGCGCCATCGAAGTGGACGTGGATGCGGTGAGCGACGGTGAGACCGTCGTGATCGGCGCGATCATGCAGCACATCGAACAGGCCGGCGTGCACTCCGGTGACTCGGCCTGCTCGCTGCCCCCGTACTCGCTGCCGAAGCACATCCAGGACGAGATCCGCGACCAGGTCAAGAAAATGGCCCTGGAGCTCGGTGTCGTCGGCCTGATGAACGTGCAGATGGCGGTGCAGGGCGAGGACATCTTCGTGATCGAAGTGAACCCGCGCGCCTCGCGTACCGTACCGTTCGTCTCCAAGTGCGTGGGTGAGTCGCTGGCCAAGGTCGCCGCTCGCGTCATGGCGGGCAAGAGCCTGGCAGAAGCCGGTTACCAGGAAGAGATCATCCCGCCGTTCTTCAGCGTCAAGGAAGCGGTGTTCCCGTTCGCCAAGTTCCCGGGTGTGGACCCGATCCTCGGCCCGGAAATGAAGTCCACCGGTGAGGTTATGGGCGTGGGCGACAGCTTCGGCGAGGCATTCGCCAAGGCTCAGCTGGGCGCCAGTGAGATCCTGCCGAACTCCGGTTGCGCATTCATCAGCGTACGTGAAGACGACAAGCCGGAAGCCGTCCAGGTCGCTCGTGACCTGATCGCCCTGGGCTTCGAAGTGGTTGCCACCGCCGGCACCGCCAAGGTGATCGAGGCCGCCGGCCTGCCGGTTCGTCGCGTGAACAAGGTGACCGAGGGTCGTCCGCATGTCGTTGACATGATCAAGAACGATGAGGTTACCCTGATCATCAACACCACCGAGGGGCGTCAGTCGATTGCAGACTCCTACTCGATCCGTCGTAACGCCCTGCAGCACAAGATCTACTGCACCACCACCATCGCGGCGGGGCAGGCGGTCTGTGAGGCGCTCAAGTTCGGTCCCGAGAAGACCGTTCGCCGGCTGCAGGATCTGCATGCAGGAATCAAGGCATGA
- the carA gene encoding glutamine-hydrolyzing carbamoyl-phosphate synthase small subunit, translated as MTKPAILALADGSIFLGESIGADGQTIGEVVFNTAMTGYQEILTDPSYAQQIVTLTYPHIGNTGTTPEDAESDRVWAAGLIIRDLPLLASNWRNKQSLPEYLEANGTVAIAGIDTRRLTRILREKGSQNGCILTGEGATAEKALELARSFPGLKGMDLAKVVSCTERYEWRSSVWNLKTDSHPEIPASELPYHVVAFDYGVKLNILRMLVARGCRLTVVPAQTPASEVLALNPDGVFLSNGPGDPEPCDYAIAAIKEILETEIPVFGICLGHQLLALASGAKTLKMGHGHHGANHPVQDLDSGVVMITSQNHGFAVDETSLPANVRPIHKSLFDGTLQGIERTDKEAFSFQGHPEASPGPHDVAPLFDRFIEAMAKRR; from the coding sequence TTGACTAAGCCAGCCATACTCGCGCTTGCCGACGGCAGCATTTTCCTCGGTGAATCCATCGGGGCCGACGGCCAGACCATCGGAGAGGTGGTGTTCAACACCGCCATGACCGGCTATCAGGAAATCCTCACCGATCCTTCCTATGCCCAGCAAATCGTCACCCTGACCTACCCCCATATCGGCAACACCGGCACCACGCCGGAAGATGCCGAGTCCGATCGCGTATGGGCCGCCGGCCTGATCATCCGTGATCTCCCGCTGCTGGCCAGCAACTGGCGCAACAAGCAGTCGCTGCCCGAGTACCTGGAGGCCAACGGCACCGTGGCCATCGCCGGCATCGATACCCGTCGCCTGACCCGCATCCTGCGCGAGAAGGGTTCGCAGAACGGCTGTATCCTCACCGGTGAAGGCGCTACTGCTGAAAAGGCCCTGGAGTTGGCGCGCAGCTTCCCCGGCCTCAAGGGCATGGACCTGGCCAAGGTGGTCAGCTGCACCGAGCGTTACGAGTGGCGCTCCAGCGTCTGGAATCTGAAGACCGACAGCCACCCGGAAATCCCGGCCAGCGAGCTGCCCTACCACGTGGTGGCGTTCGACTACGGCGTCAAGCTGAATATCCTGCGCATGCTGGTGGCCCGCGGCTGCCGCCTGACCGTGGTGCCGGCACAGACTCCTGCCAGTGAAGTGCTGGCGCTCAATCCGGACGGCGTGTTCCTTTCCAACGGCCCTGGCGACCCCGAGCCCTGTGACTACGCCATCGCCGCGATCAAGGAAATCCTCGAGACCGAGATCCCGGTCTTCGGTATCTGCCTCGGTCACCAGTTGCTGGCCCTGGCTTCTGGCGCCAAGACCCTGAAAATGGGCCATGGCCACCATGGCGCCAACCACCCGGTCCAGGATCTGGACAGCGGCGTGGTCATGATCACCAGCCAGAACCACGGCTTCGCCGTCGACGAGACCAGCCTGCCGGCCAACGTCCGTCCGATCCACAAGTCGCTGTTCGATGGCACCCTGCAGGGTATCGAGCGTACCGACAAGGAGGCCTTCAGCTTCCAGGGTCACCCTGAGGCGAGCCCTGGCCCGCACGATGTGGCCCCGTTGTTCGACCGCTTCATCGAAGCCATGGCCAAGCGCCGCTGA